From the genome of Populus trichocarpa isolate Nisqually-1 chromosome 15, P.trichocarpa_v4.1, whole genome shotgun sequence, one region includes:
- the LOC7475626 gene encoding protein BREAKING OF ASYMMETRY IN THE STOMATAL LINEAGE: MSTPLTMTRLVRWRVRDWASCFLACRFSLDDEQETFPNSSSKLPIRNMVFGVKKDSTRGGNKRNKKLSKKNKKFRQVNPGSTQATVDSSVSVQNCNSRDSCRPHLQDEEYIVFCFGEDGGFDVVKECKSPETFLHFTANNTSPRSVNRKLHCVEVEVSETVRKSSHQRKSIVANGHETEMTPVKNEEEAADSHSGLDPPCNARTRWCHIGEIDNCGTVSAKSSDSNQSDGSSTGSFSFPVMHWELIGSPVQMPKSESLHARKHKAPCARFQCCRF, translated from the exons atgtccacACCATTGACTATGACCAGGCTTGTTAGATGGAGAGTGAGGGACTGGGCGTCCTGTTTCTTGGCTTGCAGGTTTTCTTTAG ATGATGAACAGGAAACGTTTCCCAATTCATCATCTAAACTGCCAATCAGAAACATGGTTTTTGGCGTGAAAAAAGACAGTACTAGAGGTggcaataaaagaaacaaaaaattatcgaaaaaaaataaaaaattcagacaGGTAAATCCTGGTTCAACACAGGCTACTGTTGACAGTAGTGTTTCAGTGCAAAATTGTAATAGCAGGGACTCATGCCGGCCCCACTTGCAAGATGAGGaatacattgttttttgttttggagagGATGGTGGTTTTGATGTTGTGAAAGAATGCAAGTCGCCAGAAACATTTCTTCATTTCACTGCTAATAATACAAGTCCAAGGTCTGTCAATCGAAAG CTTCACTGTGTAGAGGTAGAGGTTTCAGAAACAGTTAGGAAGAGCAGCCATCAGAGGAAGTCAATTGTTGCAAATGGACATGAGACAGAGATGACTCCTGTTAAAAAC GAGGAGGAAGCAGCTGACAGCCATTCGGGTCTAGACCCGCCTTGTAATGCTAGAACAAGGTGGTGCCATATTGGAGAGATTGACAATTGCGGGACGGTATCTGCTAAATCTAGCGACTCAAATCAATCAGATGGAAGCAGTACAGGATCTTTTTCCTTTCCAGT AATGCATTGGGAGTTGATAGGCAGTCCTGTGCAAATGCCAAAATCAGAGAGCCTTCATGCAAGGAAGCACAAGGCCCCCTGTGCTCGTTTTCAATGTTGTAGATTCTGA